CATCTTTATCAAAACAGTCAATCGCAGACAGAAGAGTTAGGATTGGTTATTCAAATTCATGGTTATAATACTGGTGTTAAGGATGGACAGAAAGACTATGTACGCGAAGATTGGGAACAAGTTTGCAAATATCTGAATCAACAAGACAATGCTCTGAAAGATAGAAAAAGTAGCTTTGTTTATTTAGGTTACCGATGGTCATCGGAAAGTGTTCCTTCTAGCCTGAAGAATGCATTTAATTCTTTACCGAGTTTACTACAATTTTTACTATATAGTGGGTTAGCAATTACTGGTCTTGGTATTTTATTATTATTTTTATTCTCGTATTCTTGGTTTGGAATTTTGATTTTGGCAGGTCTGTGTGTAGCTTCTTTTGTTGGAAGTTTATTCTTTTTGAGAATTATTGTTTATTTCCGAGATGAATATCGCGCAAGATATTATGCAGTGCCAGATTTGATAGAATTTATTAGACAATTAGATCAAGGTTTAATAGAGCGTTATACCCAACATTTTCTTTCCAGCCAAGCTTTTTTATATGATGAAAAACAAGCAAAAAAACAAGCAAAAGAGGAGTGGGATCAAAAAAGAATTAAGTTGACATTTATTGGTCATAGTATGGGTGGATTCATCACAACAGAAGTCGTGCGAGTTCTCTCTGACGTCTTTGATCAAAAATCTATTGGTAATGTCAAGAATTTGAACAAACAACCATCATCTAATATTGGTCGTGTTTTCAGTTTAGGTCGGTTGATTTTGGTTTCTCCAGACATTCCAGTAAATACTATTCTTTCAGGACGGACTAATTTTTTACGCTCTTCTTTGCGTCGTTTTGAAGAAGCTTATCTCTTTAGTAGCGAGGGAGATGTAGCATTACGCCTTGCTTCAACAGCAGCTAGTTATTTCTCTTTTCCAGCTAGTACTCGTACTCAAGGATATCGACTTGGTAATGTGACAGTTAATTTACCAGACAAAAATGTTTATGGAATTGTGAATTTAGAGCAGATAAAGCAGAGATTGTCAGCAAATAATCAGCTATTTGTTTCTAAGAAAAAATTCGACCATCTACTTAAATATCTTGGGGTTAAGGTTTTAAACAAGCAGGAAGAGCGAAACCTTTTACAGAATAAGAAAGACCCGGAATCTTTAGTTCCTAAAAGTGAAGATCCAGAATCAATCGCTGATTTGTTTACCTATTTTGATTGTACAGAATATCAAGATAAAACTGACTACCCAGGTCGTGATGGCAAAACAATCAATGTTCTCATTTGTCCAAATCAAAAATCTCCGTTGAAACTTTGGCAGTACATAAGGCTTCTCAAGGCTTTTTTTGACTCTTTTAACAACAGTTCAACAGGGATAGATGTTCATGGCGGTTACTTTCATGGTTATTTTAGTAAATTGATAATTTACCGTCTGGCTTTTGTGGGATTTGAGGGTTTACTAGACTCTTTAATATTAGAACAACCCAAGGAATTTGATCTGATAGCACCTCCTGATTTACAGGAAAAGCTCAATATAAGTGGAGAATTGAATACAGTGGAAAAACATAAAATTGCTCTGGAATATTTTTCTTGGATATGTGAGCAAAAAACTATTCAAGTTGCAGCTTCTTCAGAACGTTACTATGTCGATGTTTTAAATGAACCTCGCAAGGAAGTTAGAGATGCATTCTTATCACAACAAAACAATGAGTCTTGATAAGCATCTATACTTAGAGATCGAAAGTCAAGCTGATTACCAAACCAATTATCAAGAATAAGAAGCTAGAAAATCTGGTGAGAGAAGTTCTAAATGAACCAGTATCATCTAATACTTCATTCTATGCAGACTTGAAAAACGGACAACGCCCCCAAGTGAGTCAGCAGGAAGTGAAAGTTGTCGCGCAGAAGATAGTTCTTCCAGAGGCTACAATCCATGTATCAGAGTACGAGAATCCAGACAACAAAATTACGCTTCACGTAACCCATAACAGTGCAGATGTCGCTGAGTGGGTGCGTCAGAGTGATAATTTCGCCTCTAACCCTGAAACTTCCGTACCCTCGAATCTAGTAGGTATGCTGACTAGCGTCACAGATGTTAGCCGTAATAGTCGCTATATTATAGATGGTGAAAGCGGAGAGATTGTTGAATCAAATGTGTTATCTCATTCGAGGTATACTTGGGGTGTAGGACTTTACACTTACTGCGATCGCTTATCAACAGGTCTACCATCAGGACAGCTAGAAAATATTTACTGGCAGTCTTCAGGTTTTTGGCAAGAACTATTCACAAAATTTATCTTCGATTTGTACAAAGATAATGAAAAGCGGATAGTGTCACCAAAGAAATTACTTCAAGCAAACAATCGACAAAACAAACCTTCGTGTCTATTCCGTCTAAATACAATAGACATGAAGATTGCTTACGCCTATGAGTTCCCTGTTACTTATGAAGATGGTAAATCGAACAATCACATGATTTTATCTCCGCAATTTGTACCCCGCGTTCATGGTGCTGGAAGTTCAACAGATGGTTACATTGTTTGTACCGTTGCTTCAGAAAACAGCGATGAAATCTGGATTTTTGATGCCAAGAATCTTGCTCAAGGATCTGTTTGCAAACTCGATCATCCCGAGCTAAATTTTAGTTATACAATACATACAACTTGGTTACCAAAAATTGCACCTCGTACAGCAACTTATAACTGTCCCGTGCGCGAAGATTATCAAGAGCAAGTCACTCGCCCTTCGGGCTCAAATTCAAAGTTCAAAGTTCAAAATTCAAAATTAAAGACAATTAGTAGGAGCTTGAACTCTCTACGCTATTGTTGACCACAAAATCAAAGATTATGGTGGGGGCTCTGACCCTCATTAATTAATTCAAAAAAATTCTTCCGGATTGAACTTTGTTCGCCTTTGGCGTGCCCTTTGGGCATATTTTGAATTTTGAATTCAAAAAAGGTCAAGAAAAATTCTCCAGATATTTAAGAGTTGTTTGAGACGGAAGTTTATCCGTATTTTGAGGGAAAATCAGTTAAGTGAACTGTTTAAATTGTTGGATAGTTATTAGACTTTTTGCAGAAGTA
This portion of the Brasilonema sennae CENA114 genome encodes:
- a CDS encoding alpha/beta hydrolase, whose protein sequence is MDLLIDDLVKNQKIDGKNLTIPGYFIRSTAPINIEDDKLKVDETLPTIDDVIDHLYQNSQSQTEELGLVIQIHGYNTGVKDGQKDYVREDWEQVCKYLNQQDNALKDRKSSFVYLGYRWSSESVPSSLKNAFNSLPSLLQFLLYSGLAITGLGILLLFLFSYSWFGILILAGLCVASFVGSLFFLRIIVYFRDEYRARYYAVPDLIEFIRQLDQGLIERYTQHFLSSQAFLYDEKQAKKQAKEEWDQKRIKLTFIGHSMGGFITTEVVRVLSDVFDQKSIGNVKNLNKQPSSNIGRVFSLGRLILVSPDIPVNTILSGRTNFLRSSLRRFEEAYLFSSEGDVALRLASTAASYFSFPASTRTQGYRLGNVTVNLPDKNVYGIVNLEQIKQRLSANNQLFVSKKKFDHLLKYLGVKVLNKQEERNLLQNKKDPESLVPKSEDPESIADLFTYFDCTEYQDKTDYPGRDGKTINVLICPNQKSPLKLWQYIRLLKAFFDSFNNSSTGIDVHGGYFHGYFSKLIIYRLAFVGFEGLLDSLILEQPKEFDLIAPPDLQEKLNISGELNTVEKHKIALEYFSWICEQKTIQVAASSERYYVDVLNEPRKEVRDAFLSQQNNES
- a CDS encoding carotenoid oxygenase family protein → MREVLNEPVSSNTSFYADLKNGQRPQVSQQEVKVVAQKIVLPEATIHVSEYENPDNKITLHVTHNSADVAEWVRQSDNFASNPETSVPSNLVGMLTSVTDVSRNSRYIIDGESGEIVESNVLSHSRYTWGVGLYTYCDRLSTGLPSGQLENIYWQSSGFWQELFTKFIFDLYKDNEKRIVSPKKLLQANNRQNKPSCLFRLNTIDMKIAYAYEFPVTYEDGKSNNHMILSPQFVPRVHGAGSSTDGYIVCTVASENSDEIWIFDAKNLAQGSVCKLDHPELNFSYTIHTTWLPKIAPRTATYNCPVREDYQEQVTRPSGSNSKFKVQNSKLKTISRSLNSLRYC